Genomic DNA from Echeneis naucrates chromosome 14, fEcheNa1.1, whole genome shotgun sequence:
cattttaaatctcaaCTCTGTGGCTTACCAATATCTACCGTGACATTCACATAAAGAGGAACCCTCTCCACTGACAGAGTCTTATATGAGCAGCTGTTGAGTCCATCTTTTCTCCACACCTGGGGTGTTCGTCCCAATAATCTCATCCTGAGAACaaataaatccatttaaaagatttaaacaAACTGGGCTTTGCATACTTAAAAAACCTGAAATACAGTATGCTGCAGtacaacacatttacagacctgtctttatttatttcattgccACTGTCCCGTTTGTGGAAGACCATGGTATAGCGAGCTACATCAGCTGGAGGTCGCACAAtcttcattttctgcagttCAACCCTGCAGAGCACAGCCGACCCACATCcatcaatgaataaatgaaagaaagaatatCCAGAACCATCTCGCTGCTCCAGATTGGTGGGAGTGCAATTTTTATCTAATTATAACAAATTCTATTTTCACTTAGCTGTCTCACCTGATGCGAAGGTCATCATCttcacccccccaaccccagtAAGTGTTGGAGAATCCATTCACTTGTAGGAACTGCTCTTTAGTCATGGCTGTGACTCCTCCAAAGTAGCCTTTGTAACGAAGCCTGAAAGATTAGGAGgaaaattttgatttgtttgagaTGATGTCCTTTCAAGGTATTATCATCAGTGATTCATTAATGCCATGTTGTTTATTGGCAAAGCTAATAGAAAATTAAACTTCTGACTCATTACTTTAGATTAATTAAGTCTTAGTCATATACTCACTTGTATCCTGTAGCATTGCGGCCTACCACCAAGTGCTTGGGCTGCTTGTCACAGACGTATAAATTGTGGTCATTCTCAGGAACTAGATCCACATCATGGAAGATGAAACACTCCCAACGGTAGTCCTTCAGTGCCTCCAAGTAGCCCACATTCAGTAATTTGGCACGGTTAAAGGTTAGAGAACCagcctattaaaaaaaaaggaaacagaaattaaCCTGTATAAACTTGCCCATTTCACTGTTTCAGACTCTGCACCTGTTACAATTTTACCCCTGGCaggtttgtttctctctcattaaataaataatacagcaTAGTTCATGTTGTCCCACAAATGAAATTACTGTAAACTTTGTGAAAATTACTACgcctctttgtttgtttattctgtcAAGCATGAGTTCCAGCCTGTgtgcctctttttctctcacctctctcccaACAGTACAGGCAGATGGCCACTCaccccgagcctggttctgcttgagcTTTCTGCTTCTTAAAAGGATGCTTTTTGACAGTCAACAAATACTTGCCAATGTCGATCtctgtaattattattaaataccCCTTCTAAACTGgctctatgtaaagtgccttcaGACAGTTTCCGCTGTCTGTTGTCAGAGGTATTttagcaaacaacaacaaaaaaaaaaaagaaaaattaccaGCAGGCCCCTGAACAACTAGCATTTCGGGCTGGAACCTAatgcaatatatatattgtcACTTACTCAAGCCATGCAAAAAGACCAGAACACAAGTTTTATAAGGTTCATATCGACATTTGAACTATCTGGTATTGACTGAAGTATATTGTGATATCAAAATTGGCCATATCATCCAGCCCTActaacattaataattaattcatCCCTATAATATTAAACTGATCATTCCTTTTTGTATGGAAACTGTGTGACGCGTTTTATGCGGAGCCGTACCTGCTGGATGACGTAAATGCCATAatgcagctgctgcctctgcagaaAGGGGTGCAGGTGGTGCAGCAGGTAGAGCAGGTGTCTCTCTCGGTTGCGATGAGGGATAATGATCGCTACGCTCTGCTTCGCTGTACAGTCTTTGGG
This window encodes:
- the b4galt4 gene encoding beta-1,4-galactosyltransferase 4; protein product: MGFCLPVCKVLRRGKYFLLLFLSLSLLAWIVTFSGETAKSFQVSSVTTQTQNLIEDSFRNKLTPWTAAPGRLNTPPPKVECPQESPLLQGVVKLSFESSLKLKDVESDNKGVTGGKYEPKDCTAKQSVAIIIPHRNRERHLLYLLHHLHPFLQRQQLHYGIYVIQQAGSLTFNRAKLLNVGYLEALKDYRWECFIFHDVDLVPENDHNLYVCDKQPKHLVVGRNATGYKLRYKGYFGGVTAMTKEQFLQVNGFSNTYWGWGGEDDDLRIRVELQKMKIVRPPADVARYTMVFHKRDSGNEINKDRMRLLGRTPQVWRKDGLNSCSYKTLSVERVPLYVNVTVDIGKPQS